A single region of the Neodiprion pinetum isolate iyNeoPine1 chromosome 5, iyNeoPine1.2, whole genome shotgun sequence genome encodes:
- the LOC124219297 gene encoding myeloid differentiation primary response protein MyD88-like isoform X2, protein MFATFQALLEKLERWDVIDDTAALMERDAQIYKQCSQRTLTSANAIDNHVEEQIITYDDLWRVPQGLGKQQYDAFLLFAEEDINFVDELCEKLEYTYELKLCRKDRDFIVGLPFEHSAIMKLISERCNRLIAILSPNFVRSSVTEFFVNFTQAQAIETRARKIIPCFYKRCEVPVQLRYYHILDFNIQSKNFNFWEKLSKSIKTPDVRCRETRATALPTPAVEKSKPCKFLQHTERNECSMVERVGEVKKTSCESYEPKLPCNIDNVDVEPEIIPETVAQKSKGPSRLFNFKKFLPSKQSKVKCSSEELNESRSLSAFDLSSLDSINSLSDTCKKKKTTSNKYKNKISVFMKS, encoded by the exons ATGTTTGCTACATTTCAAGcattgttggaaaaattggAGAGATGGGACGTCATCGACGATACAGCCGCTCTAATGG AGAGAGATGCTCAGATCTATAAACAATGTTCCCAAAGAACGTTAACATCGGCAAATGCTATTGACAACCATGTTGAAGAACAGATAATAACATACG atgatttgtGGCGAGTTCCACAAGGCTTAGGCAAACAGCAGTATGATGCATTTCTTTTATTCGCTGAAGAAGACATCAATTTTGTCGATGAATTGTGTGAAAAGCTGGAATATACATATGAACTCAAG cttTGCAGAAAAGATCGAGACTTTATAGTTGGACTTCCATTCGAACATTCTgcaataatgaaattgatatCTGAACGATGTAACAGATTAATTGCAATATTATCTCCCAATTTTGTGAGAAGTTCAGTAACcgaatttttcgtcaatttcacTCAAGCACAAGCAATAG aGACAAGGGCGCGTAAAATTATCCCCTGCTTTTACAAGAGATGCGAGGTACCAGTCCAATTGAGATATTACCACATATTAGATTTCAACATACAAAGCAAGAATTTCAACTTTTGGGAAAAATTAAGCAAATCGATAAAAACCCCAGATGTTCGGTGTCGTGAAACAAG AGCAACTGCCTTACCTACACCTGCAGTTGAGAAATCAAAGCcgtgtaaatttttacaacataCAGAAAGAAACGAATGTTCCATGGTTGAAAGAGTTggtgaggtgaaaaaaactTCCTGCGAGTCATACGAGCCGAAACTACCGTGTAATATCGATAATGTTGACGTGGAACCTGAGATAATACCTGAAACAGTTGCACAGAAATCGAAGGGACCGTCGAGGCTTTTcaactttaaaaaattcttacctTCCAAACAAAGTAAAGTAAAATGTTCATCGGAAGAACTCAATGAATCCAGAAGTCTGTCCGCTTTCGATCTTTCGTCGCTTGATTCGATAAATTCTCTATCGGATAcctgtaaaaagaaaaaaactactAGTAACAAATATAAGAACAAAATTAGCGTTTTTATGAAATCGTGA
- the LOC124219297 gene encoding myeloid differentiation primary response protein MyD88-like isoform X1, with the protein MTDFSTVPIVALSDTTKESISSLLNPTKCLPADNGLLRDWRGLAELAVFDSVDLPNLSSKSDPCGYILSIIQKKSQGLMFATFQALLEKLERWDVIDDTAALMERDAQIYKQCSQRTLTSANAIDNHVEEQIITYDDLWRVPQGLGKQQYDAFLLFAEEDINFVDELCEKLEYTYELKLCRKDRDFIVGLPFEHSAIMKLISERCNRLIAILSPNFVRSSVTEFFVNFTQAQAIETRARKIIPCFYKRCEVPVQLRYYHILDFNIQSKNFNFWEKLSKSIKTPDVRCRETRATALPTPAVEKSKPCKFLQHTERNECSMVERVGEVKKTSCESYEPKLPCNIDNVDVEPEIIPETVAQKSKGPSRLFNFKKFLPSKQSKVKCSSEELNESRSLSAFDLSSLDSINSLSDTCKKKKTTSNKYKNKISVFMKS; encoded by the exons AGATTGGAGAGGATTGGCGGAACTGGCGGTTTTCGATAGCGTGGACCTACCCAATCTGTCATCCAAGTCAGATCCATGTGGATATATTTTGAGCATAATACAGAAGAAAAGTCAAGGTCTTATGTTTGCTACATTTCAAGcattgttggaaaaattggAGAGATGGGACGTCATCGACGATACAGCCGCTCTAATGG AGAGAGATGCTCAGATCTATAAACAATGTTCCCAAAGAACGTTAACATCGGCAAATGCTATTGACAACCATGTTGAAGAACAGATAATAACATACG atgatttgtGGCGAGTTCCACAAGGCTTAGGCAAACAGCAGTATGATGCATTTCTTTTATTCGCTGAAGAAGACATCAATTTTGTCGATGAATTGTGTGAAAAGCTGGAATATACATATGAACTCAAG cttTGCAGAAAAGATCGAGACTTTATAGTTGGACTTCCATTCGAACATTCTgcaataatgaaattgatatCTGAACGATGTAACAGATTAATTGCAATATTATCTCCCAATTTTGTGAGAAGTTCAGTAACcgaatttttcgtcaatttcacTCAAGCACAAGCAATAG aGACAAGGGCGCGTAAAATTATCCCCTGCTTTTACAAGAGATGCGAGGTACCAGTCCAATTGAGATATTACCACATATTAGATTTCAACATACAAAGCAAGAATTTCAACTTTTGGGAAAAATTAAGCAAATCGATAAAAACCCCAGATGTTCGGTGTCGTGAAACAAG AGCAACTGCCTTACCTACACCTGCAGTTGAGAAATCAAAGCcgtgtaaatttttacaacataCAGAAAGAAACGAATGTTCCATGGTTGAAAGAGTTggtgaggtgaaaaaaactTCCTGCGAGTCATACGAGCCGAAACTACCGTGTAATATCGATAATGTTGACGTGGAACCTGAGATAATACCTGAAACAGTTGCACAGAAATCGAAGGGACCGTCGAGGCTTTTcaactttaaaaaattcttacctTCCAAACAAAGTAAAGTAAAATGTTCATCGGAAGAACTCAATGAATCCAGAAGTCTGTCCGCTTTCGATCTTTCGTCGCTTGATTCGATAAATTCTCTATCGGATAcctgtaaaaagaaaaaaactactAGTAACAAATATAAGAACAAAATTAGCGTTTTTATGAAATCGTGA